Proteins encoded by one window of Sphingosinicella sp. BN140058:
- a CDS encoding assimilatory sulfite reductase (NADPH) flavoprotein subunit: MTAFNTFAEGALTLEQWQHVEALARTLTPAQARWISGYFAGLDAGLLRAGAPAAEAAAPPAAQGRTLTILYGTETGNSRDLAKALAAAAAERGLSPQIADMSDYKTRLLKDEQDLLVIVSTYGEGDPPQPSVGFFEFLEGKRAPKLDKVRFSVLALGDSTYERYCEAGKRVDARLEELGATRIGDRVDCDIDYDEPAAAWSQAVIDRLAADLVQSATALPGIAVPSAIPTGSGTPVFDKKNPFAATVIENIAIVGRHSSKETRHIEVDLAGSGLSYEPGDAIGIAAVNDAVVVEQLLAATGLAAEAPVTVKGETVPLGEALARKYEVAVASPRFLDQWAKLTGAAELEALRGEERAADRLLYLRNNHVVDIVRKFPLPGVDADSLLAGLRPLQPRLYSIASSLAAAPDEAHLTVAPVRYTLHGAPRSGVASSQLADRIEIGDTLPVYIQHNPHFGLPKTAAPIIMIGAGTGVAPYRGFLQEWEATGTEGRSWLFFGERNFRSDFLYQTEWQQWLKEGVLTRMDVAFSRDPGQPKTYVQHRMLEQARDLYAWLEEGAHVYVCGDEKSMARDVHDTLIQIVSEQGRVDRDTAEDYVRRLASDHRYQRDVY, translated from the coding sequence ATGACTGCCTTCAACACTTTCGCCGAGGGCGCACTCACCCTCGAACAATGGCAGCATGTCGAGGCGCTGGCCCGGACCCTGACGCCGGCGCAGGCGCGCTGGATCAGCGGCTATTTCGCCGGCCTCGACGCCGGCCTGCTGCGCGCCGGCGCGCCCGCGGCCGAGGCCGCCGCTCCGCCGGCGGCGCAGGGGCGGACGCTCACGATCCTCTACGGCACCGAGACCGGCAACAGCCGCGATCTCGCCAAGGCGCTCGCCGCCGCTGCCGCCGAGCGCGGCCTGTCGCCGCAGATCGCCGACATGTCCGACTACAAGACGCGCCTGCTCAAGGACGAGCAGGATCTGCTGGTGATCGTCAGCACCTATGGCGAAGGCGATCCGCCCCAGCCGTCGGTCGGCTTCTTCGAATTCCTCGAGGGCAAGCGCGCGCCGAAGCTCGACAAGGTCCGCTTCTCGGTGCTCGCCCTCGGCGACTCCACCTACGAGAGATATTGCGAGGCCGGAAAGCGGGTCGACGCCCGGCTCGAGGAACTCGGCGCGACCCGGATCGGCGACCGGGTCGACTGCGACATCGACTATGACGAGCCCGCCGCTGCCTGGAGCCAGGCGGTGATCGACCGCCTCGCCGCCGATCTCGTCCAGAGCGCGACGGCATTGCCCGGCATTGCCGTCCCGTCGGCGATCCCCACCGGCTCCGGCACGCCCGTCTTCGACAAGAAGAATCCGTTCGCGGCGACGGTGATCGAGAATATCGCCATCGTCGGCCGCCACTCCTCCAAGGAGACGCGCCACATCGAGGTCGATCTGGCAGGCTCGGGGCTGAGCTACGAACCCGGCGACGCGATCGGCATCGCCGCGGTCAACGACGCCGTCGTGGTCGAGCAGCTGCTGGCGGCGACCGGCCTTGCCGCCGAGGCTCCGGTCACCGTCAAGGGCGAAACCGTGCCGCTGGGCGAAGCGCTTGCCAGGAAATACGAAGTCGCGGTGGCGAGCCCGCGCTTCCTCGATCAATGGGCGAAGCTGACCGGCGCCGCCGAACTCGAGGCGTTGCGGGGCGAGGAGCGTGCGGCCGACCGTCTGCTCTACCTGCGCAACAACCATGTCGTCGACATCGTTCGCAAATTCCCGCTGCCGGGCGTGGATGCCGACAGCCTGCTCGCCGGGCTGCGGCCGCTGCAGCCGCGCCTCTACTCGATCGCCTCGAGCCTCGCCGCGGCGCCGGACGAGGCCCATCTCACCGTTGCGCCGGTGCGCTATACCCTGCACGGCGCGCCGCGTTCGGGCGTCGCTTCGAGCCAGCTCGCCGACCGGATCGAGATCGGCGACACGCTCCCGGTCTACATCCAGCACAACCCGCATTTCGGCCTGCCCAAGACCGCGGCGCCGATCATCATGATCGGCGCCGGCACCGGTGTCGCGCCCTATCGCGGCTTCCTGCAGGAGTGGGAGGCGACCGGCACCGAGGGGCGCTCGTGGCTGTTCTTCGGCGAGCGCAATTTCCGCTCGGACTTCCTCTACCAGACCGAATGGCAGCAATGGCTGAAGGAAGGCGTGCTCACCCGCATGGACGTCGCCTTCTCGCGCGATCCCGGCCAGCCCAAGACCTATGTCCAGCACCGCATGCTAGAGCAGGCGAGGGATCTCTACGCCTGGCTGGAAGAGGGCGCTCACGTCTATGTCTGCGGCGACGAGAAGAGCATGGCGCGCGACGTCCATGACACGTTGATCCAGATCGTCTCCGAGCAGGGCCGCGTCGACCGCGACACTGCCGAGGATTATGTCCGCCGGCTGGCCAGCGATCATCGCTACCAGCGCGACGTCTACTGA
- the cysI gene encoding assimilatory sulfite reductase (NADPH) hemoprotein subunit, with amino-acid sequence MTTDVNDVDRSTDLSQPLDRLGPDETLKYNSDYLRGSIDQGLLDRITGGVKFEDNKLMKFHGIYQQDDRDIRDERRRQKLEPAYTFMVRVRLPAGVCTPEQWLKIDALARAHGGDQIRLTTRQTFQFHWVVKEDLRPTIQGLHEVLLDTIAACGDDARTVMATANPEDSAVHAEVALLSKQLSDHVIPRTRAYHEIWYGAEKVATSEEQEPLYGKTYLPRKFKIGFVVPPSNDIDVYSQDLGFIAVTGADGLEGFNVTIGGGMGRTDNEPRTYPRLGDVIGFIPKDRLLATADAIISVQRDFGNRKERARARFKYTVDDKGLDWVKAEIERRLGAPLAPTRPFEFTSNGDVYGWQRTDNGRFNYTLFIENGRIIDRPGKPLLEAIRAIAHSHRGKFRLTPNQNLIVADVEPEDRAGIDAILAQHGLADNGATSALRLNSMACVAMPTCPLAMAEAERYLPDLIGRVEAILAQHGLTDEPITMRMTGCPNGCARPYVAEIAFTGRAPGKYNLYIGGGFHGERLNRLYRENIGEAAILEILGEMLGRYAAERAGGEHFGDFVMRSGYFEAA; translated from the coding sequence ATGACCACCGATGTGAACGACGTCGATCGCAGCACCGATCTGTCGCAGCCGCTCGACCGTCTCGGCCCGGACGAGACGCTCAAATATAACAGCGACTATCTGCGCGGCTCGATCGATCAGGGGCTGCTCGACCGGATCACGGGCGGGGTCAAATTCGAAGACAACAAGCTGATGAAGTTCCACGGAATCTATCAGCAGGACGATCGCGACATCCGCGACGAGCGGCGCCGCCAGAAGCTCGAGCCCGCTTATACCTTCATGGTCCGGGTGCGGCTTCCGGCCGGCGTCTGCACGCCCGAGCAATGGCTCAAGATCGATGCGCTGGCGCGTGCCCATGGCGGCGACCAGATCCGTCTCACCACACGCCAGACCTTCCAGTTCCACTGGGTGGTCAAGGAGGATCTGCGGCCCACCATCCAGGGCCTGCACGAGGTGCTGCTCGATACGATCGCCGCCTGCGGCGACGATGCCCGCACGGTGATGGCGACCGCCAATCCGGAGGACAGCGCGGTGCACGCCGAAGTCGCCCTGCTCTCGAAGCAGCTCAGCGACCACGTCATTCCGCGCACCCGCGCCTATCACGAAATCTGGTATGGCGCGGAGAAGGTCGCGACCTCGGAAGAGCAGGAGCCGCTATACGGCAAGACCTACCTGCCGCGGAAGTTCAAGATCGGTTTCGTCGTGCCGCCGTCCAACGACATCGACGTCTATTCGCAGGATCTCGGCTTCATCGCGGTCACCGGTGCCGACGGGCTCGAAGGTTTCAACGTCACCATCGGCGGCGGCATGGGCCGGACCGACAACGAGCCGCGCACCTATCCGAGATTGGGCGACGTGATCGGCTTCATCCCCAAGGACCGTCTGCTTGCCACCGCCGACGCGATCATCTCCGTCCAGCGCGATTTCGGCAACCGCAAGGAGCGCGCCCGCGCCCGTTTCAAATATACGGTCGACGACAAGGGGCTGGACTGGGTCAAGGCGGAGATCGAACGCCGCCTCGGCGCGCCGCTGGCGCCGACACGCCCGTTCGAGTTCACGTCGAACGGCGATGTCTATGGCTGGCAGCGCACCGACAACGGCCGCTTCAACTACACCTTGTTCATCGAGAACGGGCGGATCATCGATCGTCCGGGCAAGCCGTTGCTGGAGGCGATCCGGGCGATCGCGCACAGCCATCGCGGCAAGTTCCGCCTGACTCCGAACCAGAATCTGATCGTCGCCGACGTCGAGCCCGAAGACCGGGCCGGGATCGATGCGATCCTCGCCCAGCACGGCCTGGCGGACAACGGCGCGACCAGCGCACTCCGGCTCAATTCGATGGCGTGCGTGGCAATGCCGACCTGTCCGCTGGCGATGGCCGAGGCAGAGCGTTACCTGCCCGATCTGATCGGCCGGGTCGAAGCGATCCTGGCGCAGCACGGCCTCACCGACGAGCCGATCACGATGCGGATGACGGGCTGTCCCAATGGCTGCGCGCGGCCTTATGTGGCGGAGATCGCGTTCACCGGGCGTGCGCCCGGCAAGTACAATCTCTACATCGGC